The following is a genomic window from Actinomadura sp. WMMB 499.
GACGGGATGCCGCACGAGGTGTTCGAGCGGCTGCACGGCGCCGTCCGCTCGCTCGGCCCGCTCGCGGAGCGGGCGGCGGCGGAGGGGGCGGCGGAGCCCGAACGGACGCCCTGGTGGGATCCGGGCGCGGACGCGTCCGTCTCCCCCGACACCGACGCGGTGACGGTGGACGGCGTCGCGGTCTCGCGGGGCAGCCGGGTGCGGTTGCGCCCGCGCGCGCACGGCACCGACCCCCAGGACCGCTTCCTCGACGGCCGGACCGCGGTCGTGGAGGCCGTCCTCCTGGACGTCGACGACGCGTGCCACCTCGCCGTCTCCCTCGAGGACGATCCGGCCGCCGAACTGAACCAGTGGTACGGGCGCTTCCGCTACTTCGCGCCGGACGAGGTGGAACCCCTCGCGGACGAGCCGGGCCCCGACGAGCCGGGCCCCGACGAGCCCGAGCCGCGTGCCGGCAGGCCGCGCGCGGATGAGACGCGCCTCGCCGGGACGAGCGTCCACGAGACGGCCGCGGCCGGGGCGAGCGCCCACGAGGTGCGCGCCGCCGCCGGGAGGAGCCCCGAGGATCCGGACACCGCCGGGGCGCTCGCGGACGAGGGGAGCCCGCGGTGACCGGGCTCGGCGGAACCGGCGGCGGCCGGGTGCTGGTCGCGGGCATCGGCAACATCTTCCTGGGCGACGACGGCTTCGGCGTCGAGGTCGTCCGGCGGCTGGACGCGCCGGGCCTGCCGGAGAACGTGGACGTGACCGACTACGGCATCCGCGGCGTCCACCTCGCCTACGAACTGCTGGACGGCCGCCACGACACGCTGATCATGGTGGACGCCGTCCCGCTGGACGGCGCGGACCCCGGCGAGCTGGCCGTCCTCGACGTGACCGGTGCCGCCGAGGACGCCGCCGCGGAACCGGACGCGGCCGAGACTCCCCCGGTGAACGGCCACGGCATGCATCCCCTCGCGGTGCTTCAGCTCCTGCACCGGCTGGGCGGCCGGATGGACCGCGTCCTCGTCGTCGGGTGCCGGCCCGCAGACGTGGGGGAGCGGATGGGGCTGTCCGACCCGGTGACCACCGCGCTGGACGAGGCCGTCCGGCTGGTGGGGCGGCTCGCCCGCGAGGAGGCCGCGCGGGTCTCCCCCGAGCTCGGCCGCAGGTCCGGCCGCAAGCCCGGCCGGAGGACCGGCCGGAGGACCGGCACCGCAACCGCGACGACCGGCACCGCAACGACCGACACGGAGGCCACCAGTGCATGAAATGGGAATGTGCGACGCGATCGTCGACGCCGCGCGCAAGCGGGCCAGGGGACGCCCGGTGAGCGGCGTGCGGGTGCGCGTCGGCGGCCACCCCGTCGACCCGGAGGTGATCGACCAGGGATTCCGGCTGGCGGCCGAGGGCACCGAGATCGAGGGCGCCCGCATCGACCTGGTCATGGAGCCGCTGGCGGTGCACTGCCGGGACTGCGGCGGCACGACCCCGGTCGGGTCGGCGGCGGCGCTGGCCGCGTGCCCGGTCTGCGGGGGCGTGGACGTCGAGGCGCGGGGCCGCGACGACGTGGTGCTGGAGTCGATCACCGTCGCCGCGCCGCCCGACGGCGCGCACGCCACCGCCGGGCCCGCCGGGGACGGCGAGCGGCCGGAGCACGGGCCGGAGCACGAGCCGGTACACGGGCCGGCGCGCGAACCGGAGGGCGAGCGGGGGAGCGCGTGACGGCGATGGACGCGATCGAACTGCTCAAGCACGACCACCGGATGGTCGAGCAGCTCCTCCGCGACTTCACCGCGGCGGCGTCCGACCGGCAGCGGTGGGGCGTGGTGGACATCCTCGTGCGCGAGCTGTCCAAGCACGCCGCCGTCGAGGAGCTGATCTTCTATCCGTTCGCCGGGAAGGCGCTGCGCGACGAGGCGCTGGTGCAGCGGCACCTGGCCGAGCACATGGCGCTGAAGGAGGCGCTGGCCGAACTGGACGCCCTGTCCCGGACGAACGGCCGGACGAACGGCCGGACGGACGGCCGCGCGGGCGGCCGCGCGGGCGGGCTCTCGACGGGCCGTCCGGGCGGGCGCGCCGGGGAGCTCGTCGAGCTGGTGCGCCGCGACGTCGAGGAGCACGTCCAGGACGAGGAGGGGGAGTTGATGCCGCGGCTCCGCGAGGCGGCGGACGAGGCGGCGCTGCACGAACTCGGCCGGAAGCTCGAGAAGGCGAAGGGGACGGCCCCGACGCGGCCGCACCCGCACGCGCCGGACCGTCCTCCGGCCCTCACGGTGGCGGCCCCGGTGGCCGCCGCCTACGACCGGATGCGGGACCGGATGCAGGGGAGGCCGCGGACATGACGCAGACGCGCGAACGAGGCGATACCACGACCCCGAAGGGGTTCGACGAAATCCACATCCTGTGGATATCCGAGGGGATGAGCTGCGACGGCGACACGGTGTCGGTGACGGCGTCGTCCCAGCCGGCCATCGAGGACGTCGTGAACGGCGTGATCCCGGGGCTGCCGAAGGTGAACCTGCACAACAAGGTGCTGTCGCCGACGCTGGGCGGCGAGGAGTTCCTCGCCGCGTTCCGGGCCGCGGCGCGCGGCGAGCTGGAGCCGTTCATCCTCGTCATCGAGGGGTCGATCCCGAACGAGCGGATCAACGGGGACGGCTACTGGACGTCGTTCGGCAACGACCCGGACACCGGCGAGCCGGTGACGCTGAACACCTGGATCGACCGGCTCGCGCCGCGCGCGTGGGCGGTCGTGGCGGCGGGCACCTGCGCGACGTACGGCGGGATCCACGCGATGGCGGGCAACCCGACCGGGGCCATGGGCCTAGCCGACTACCTCGGCTGGGACTTCAAGTCCGCGGGCGCGCTGCCGATCGTGAACGTCCCCGGCTGCCCGGTGCAGCCGGAGAACTTCATGGAGACGCTGACCTGGGTGCTGTACCACGCGGCGGGCGCCGCGCCGCCGCCGCCGCTGGACGAGATGCTGCGCCCGCAGTGGATCTTCGGCCGGACGGTGCACGAGGGCTGCGACCGGGCCGCGTACTACGAGCAGGCCGACTTCGGCGGCGACTACAACTCGCCGAAGTGCCAGGTGAAGATCGGCTGCTGGGGGCCGGTGGTGAACTGCAACGTCACCAAGCGCGGCTGGATGAACGGCGTCGGCGGCTGCCCGAACGTGGGCGGCATCTGCATCGCCTGCACGATGCCGGGGTTCCCCGACAAGTTCATGCCGTTCATGGACCAGCCGCCGGGCGGCGGCCTCTCCTCGACGCTGATCAAGCCGTACGGCTCCTTCATCCGCCGGATGCGCGGCATCACCAACCACGCGGCGAACCGGGAACCGAAGTGGCGCCACAACAAACCGGCGCTGACCAGCGGCTACGACCCCCGCTACCGCCCGTAGGGACGCCCGCGACACCGGAACGGAAAGAGGGAGCGAGCCATGGCGCACACCGCGCAGACGAAACCGGCACCCGCCGGGACGACCGGAGCCGAGCAGCTCGTCGAGATGTCGTGGGACCCGATCACCCGCATCATCGGCAACCTCGGCATCTACACCAAGATCGACTTCGCGAACCGGCGGGTGGCCGAGTGCCACAGCACGTCCTCGCTGTTCCGCGGCTACTCGGTGTTCATGAAGGGCAAGGACCCGCGCGACGCGGGGTTCATCACCAGCCGCATCTGCGGCATCTGCGGCGACAACCACACGACCTGCTCGGTGTACGCGCAGAACATGGCGTACGGCATCAAGACGCCGCCACTGGGCGAGCTGATCCTGAACCTCGGCGAGGCCGCCGAGTACATGTTCGACCACACGATCTTCCAGGACAACCTCGTCTTCGTCGACTACTGCGAGGCGATGGTCAAGGACACGAACCCGAGCGTGCTGCGCCGGGCTCGCGACACCGAGGCGCCTAACGCGGCCATCCACGGGTACCGGACGATCGCCGACATCATGGAGGCGTTCAACCCGTTCGAGGGCGCCCTCTACAAGGAGGCCCTCAAGGTCAGCCGCGTCACCCGCGAGATGTTCTGCCTGATGGAGGGACGGCACGTCCACCCGTCCACGGTCTATCCGGGCGGTGTCGGGACGATGCCGGAACCGACCCTGTTCACCGACTACCTGAGCCGGCTGGTCGGCGTCCTCGACTTCATCAAGCGGGCCGTCGCGATGAACGACGACGTGTTCGACTTCTTCTACGAGGCCCTGCCGGGATACGAGGAGGTCGGCCGCCGCCGCGTCCTGCTCGGCTGCTGGGGCGCGTTCCAGAACCCCGAGGTCGTCGACTACCGGTACGAGACGATGGACCGCTGGGGCCGCGCCATGTACGTGACGCCCGGCGTCGTCGTGGACGGCGAGCTGCTGACGACGAACCTCGTCGACATCAACCTCGGCATCCGCATCCTGCTGGGCAGCTCCTACTACAAGGACTGGGTGAACGAGGACCCGTTCGTCACCCACGACCCGCTCGGCAACCCGGTCGACATGCGGCACCCCTGGAACCAGACGACGCTGCCCGACCCGCAGAAGCGCGACTTCGACGACAAGTACAGCTGGGTGATGAGCCCGCGCTGGTTCGACAAGAGCACCGGCGACCACCTCGCCCTCGACACCGGCGGCGGCCCGTACGCGCGGCTGTACACCACCGCGCTCGCCGGGCTCGTCGACGCCCGGTACGTGAAGTCGACCGGCCGGAGCGTCCAGATCTCCCTGCCGAAGGGCGACTCGCTGCCGGAGACGACGCTCGAGTGGCGCATCCCGCCGTGGTCGAACGCCATCGAGCGCAACCGGGCGCGCGTGTACTTCGTCGCGTACGCCGCGGCGATGGCCGTCCAGTTCGTCGAGGAGGCGCTGGAGCGCGTCCGGGCGGGCGACACGAAGGTGTTCGAGGACTTCGACGTGCCGGACGAGGCGATCGGCTGCGGCTTCCACGAGGCGGTCCGCGGCGTCCTCTCGCACCACATGGTGATCCAGAAGGGCAAGATCGCGAACTACCACCCGTACCCGCCGACGCCGTGGAACGGCAGCCCGCGCGACAGCTTCGGCACGCCCGGCCCGTACGAGGACGCCGTCCAGGACATGCCGATCTTCGAGGAGAACGGCCCGGACGACTTCCGCGGCGTCGACATCATGCGGGCCGTCCGCAGCTTCGACCCCTGCCTGCCGTGCGGCGTCCACATGTACCTGGGCAAGGGCAAGCAGCTCGAGAAGATCCACTCGCCCATGTTCGGCGCGACCCATGGCTGAGGCCGAGCCGCGGCCGGACGGCGCGCCGCCCGGGGACGCGCGTCCCGGGGACGCGCGTCCCGGCGACGTGCGGCCGGAGGACCGGCGCCTCGGCGAGGGGGACGTCGCCGCGCGGCTGACCCGGATCGAGGAGGCGCTCGCCGCGCTGGAGCGGACGCCCGGCCGGACGGCCGAGAGCGCCCTCGACACGGTCGCGACGCTCGCCGAGGTCTACGGCGAGGCCCTCGCCCGCGTCATGGACCGCGCCGCGCACGACGCCCGGCTCGTGTCCGCGCTCACCGACGACGACCTCGTCGGGCACCTGCTCGCGCTCCACGACGTGCACCCCGCGCCCGTGGAGGAACGGGTGGCGCGCGCGCTGGCCGACATCCGGGAGCAGCTCGGCTCGCGCGGCGCGGACGTCGAACTCGACGGCATCGAGGACGGCGTGGCGCGCGTCCGGTTCCCGGACCGCGCGGACGGCGGCGGCTGCGGGAGCTGCGGCAGCACCTCCGCGAAAGGGGGCGCCGGCGCGGGCGGCAGCGTCGAGGACGCGGTCCGCGACGCGGTGCTCGGCGTCGCGCCCGAACTGTCGGCGATCGAAGCGGTCCCCGCGCCGGCCGCGCCGGCCGGGCGGCCCGCGGGCGCGTTCGTCCCGCTCGAGTCGCTGTTCCGGGACGCGCGGTGAGCGCGCTGGAGCGGCTCGTCGCGCGCGCGGCGGCGCGCGGCGCGGACGCCGCGGAGCGCTGCGACCTGTGCGCCGAACCGGTTCCGGACGATCACGGCGGCGGGCACGCGCACGTCCTCGACGAGCGCGGCGACGGCCTCCTGTGCGCGTGCCGCGCCTGCGCCCTGCTGTTCGAGCGGGACGCGGCGGGCCGGGACGCCGAGGGCCGCGGCCACTTCCGGCTCGTCCCGGGCCGCCGGACGCGGCTGACCGGCGTGCCGGTCGACGACCTGGGCGTCCCGGTCGGGCTCGCGTTCTTCGTCCGGCACGCGGACGGCGCGGTGACCGCGCACTACCCGAGCCCGGCGGGCGCCACCCGCTGCGACGTCGACGCGTCCGCCTGGACGGCCGCCGCCGGCCGGTGCGAGCCGCTGCGCTCGATGGCGCCCGAGGTCGAGGCGCTGCTCGTGCACACCGGCCCGACCCTGCGGTCCGCGCCCGAGCAGCAGTGGCTCGTGCCGCTCGACGAGTGCTACCGCCTCGTGGCGACCGTGCGCCTGTCGTGGAAGGGACTGTCCGGCGGCAAGGACGTGTGGCCCGAGATCGAGCGCTTCTTCGCGGAACTGGCCGTACGCGCCGGTGAGGCGTCGGGCGCGCGCGCTGAGGAACACCTGGCCGAGAAGGGAGTGACCTGACCATGGCCGAGATCA
Proteins encoded in this region:
- a CDS encoding hydrogenase maturation protease, which codes for MTGLGGTGGGRVLVAGIGNIFLGDDGFGVEVVRRLDAPGLPENVDVTDYGIRGVHLAYELLDGRHDTLIMVDAVPLDGADPGELAVLDVTGAAEDAAAEPDAAETPPVNGHGMHPLAVLQLLHRLGGRMDRVLVVGCRPADVGERMGLSDPVTTALDEAVRLVGRLAREEAARVSPELGRRSGRKPGRRTGRRTGTATATTGTATTDTEATSA
- a CDS encoding hydrogenase maturation nickel metallochaperone HypA; amino-acid sequence: MGMCDAIVDAARKRARGRPVSGVRVRVGGHPVDPEVIDQGFRLAAEGTEIEGARIDLVMEPLAVHCRDCGGTTPVGSAAALAACPVCGGVDVEARGRDDVVLESITVAAPPDGAHATAGPAGDGERPEHGPEHEPVHGPAREPEGERGSA
- a CDS encoding hemerythrin domain-containing protein, whose product is MDAIELLKHDHRMVEQLLRDFTAAASDRQRWGVVDILVRELSKHAAVEELIFYPFAGKALRDEALVQRHLAEHMALKEALAELDALSRTNGRTNGRTDGRAGGRAGGLSTGRPGGRAGELVELVRRDVEEHVQDEEGELMPRLREAADEAALHELGRKLEKAKGTAPTRPHPHAPDRPPALTVAAPVAAAYDRMRDRMQGRPRT
- a CDS encoding hydrogenase expression protein HypE, with the translated sequence MTQTRERGDTTTPKGFDEIHILWISEGMSCDGDTVSVTASSQPAIEDVVNGVIPGLPKVNLHNKVLSPTLGGEEFLAAFRAAARGELEPFILVIEGSIPNERINGDGYWTSFGNDPDTGEPVTLNTWIDRLAPRAWAVVAAGTCATYGGIHAMAGNPTGAMGLADYLGWDFKSAGALPIVNVPGCPVQPENFMETLTWVLYHAAGAAPPPPLDEMLRPQWIFGRTVHEGCDRAAYYEQADFGGDYNSPKCQVKIGCWGPVVNCNVTKRGWMNGVGGCPNVGGICIACTMPGFPDKFMPFMDQPPGGGLSSTLIKPYGSFIRRMRGITNHAANREPKWRHNKPALTSGYDPRYRP
- a CDS encoding nickel-dependent hydrogenase large subunit encodes the protein MAHTAQTKPAPAGTTGAEQLVEMSWDPITRIIGNLGIYTKIDFANRRVAECHSTSSLFRGYSVFMKGKDPRDAGFITSRICGICGDNHTTCSVYAQNMAYGIKTPPLGELILNLGEAAEYMFDHTIFQDNLVFVDYCEAMVKDTNPSVLRRARDTEAPNAAIHGYRTIADIMEAFNPFEGALYKEALKVSRVTREMFCLMEGRHVHPSTVYPGGVGTMPEPTLFTDYLSRLVGVLDFIKRAVAMNDDVFDFFYEALPGYEEVGRRRVLLGCWGAFQNPEVVDYRYETMDRWGRAMYVTPGVVVDGELLTTNLVDINLGIRILLGSSYYKDWVNEDPFVTHDPLGNPVDMRHPWNQTTLPDPQKRDFDDKYSWVMSPRWFDKSTGDHLALDTGGGPYARLYTTALAGLVDARYVKSTGRSVQISLPKGDSLPETTLEWRIPPWSNAIERNRARVYFVAYAAAMAVQFVEEALERVRAGDTKVFEDFDVPDEAIGCGFHEAVRGVLSHHMVIQKGKIANYHPYPPTPWNGSPRDSFGTPGPYEDAVQDMPIFEENGPDDFRGVDIMRAVRSFDPCLPCGVHMYLGKGKQLEKIHSPMFGATHG
- a CDS encoding NifU family protein, producing the protein MAEAEPRPDGAPPGDARPGDARPGDVRPEDRRLGEGDVAARLTRIEEALAALERTPGRTAESALDTVATLAEVYGEALARVMDRAAHDARLVSALTDDDLVGHLLALHDVHPAPVEERVARALADIREQLGSRGADVELDGIEDGVARVRFPDRADGGGCGSCGSTSAKGGAGAGGSVEDAVRDAVLGVAPELSAIEAVPAPAAPAGRPAGAFVPLESLFRDAR
- a CDS encoding DUF5947 family protein, with the translated sequence MSALERLVARAAARGADAAERCDLCAEPVPDDHGGGHAHVLDERGDGLLCACRACALLFERDAAGRDAEGRGHFRLVPGRRTRLTGVPVDDLGVPVGLAFFVRHADGAVTAHYPSPAGATRCDVDASAWTAAAGRCEPLRSMAPEVEALLVHTGPTLRSAPEQQWLVPLDECYRLVATVRLSWKGLSGGKDVWPEIERFFAELAVRAGEASGARAEEHLAEKGVT